TGTGCCTGGGCGCAGCATTGATGACATCGTGGCAAAAGGAACGGTAAAACGCTCGGTCACACCGCCGCTATTTTGCACTTCAACCTTCAGGTCATCTCTTGACCCTGTCGGCATCAGATCGCGAATAGCAAACGGACCAGCCGGTACCGTCACCTGGTAAATGACTTTATTACCCTGCGAAATGCTGACCATGGCGTTTGATGTCGCATTGCCGCTAATCACTGGCATATAAACCTGATCTTTATCAGGAAGCATTTGCAGGTCTTTATTAAGCGTGACCCCTCGAAAAGCGAGAGTGTCAAAATAATCTGAAGAGGTGTACATATCCCCAGCACGCATGAGCATCGTTAGCGGAGCAATGGGCTTTTCAACATAGCGGCTAGAAGTAAACCACTGGGAATTATTACTGTTGTCGGTTTGCCATGATGAGTTATCAACCAAACGCCAGCCAAACAGATTCAGGCCACTACGCAAGCTCAGAAAAGCCGATCGTGACGTATCGCTTTGCGCCCCTTTATCACGCCCGCTATAACCATTAAAACTGTAGTTAGTATATATTCCATTAATACCTTTATCCCACAGTGCTGGCGCAACCCAATTTTTATCATTATACATGACATAAGCTTGGGGAATTTCCAGATCAAGGCGTAGTTCGCCTGTACGTAAAATGCTTTTACCACCATGCAAGATGTCATGAATAATAATATCATCGCTATCATCTTTAGCATCAAGGTGTTCGATACCGCTGATACCTAACAAAAAGACATCTCTTTTCTTCATTGTTATTTGATAGCTGTCAACTCCATTGACTTTTACCGAGTATTTACCTTTCCACTCGTCATCCACAAAGACATCAAGATCATAGCTGCCCGGTGAAATAACTGGTGCAACGCCGCCCCACTCCTGCTGTGAGGAGTCGCCGACAAGTAAACTACTATTAAAGGATTTTGCGTAACCGTAATATGGCCACAAGGCAAGGGTTATTGCATTCAGCAGTAATCCTTGCCTTATTTTACTGGCAATATTCATTTTCATATCAAGCTCTATTTTTGCATATTAAAGCGTGCTGGAAATTACTGCATAGTGCTTGCTACCAAAGTCATTCATACGCGCAATTCGATATTGAGAATTGCCACTTACCCCAGAAGGTAGCGCATAGCAGTTAAATGGAGCAATAAATGCGGTATCAGAAAGTAGATTAGCTTTTACGGTTTTTTTAATATCTCCGCCTTGCCAGGTTACCATTTCCATCAACGTAACATAATATGGGGACTTATTATTTAAACAGAATTTTCCGTCCTGATGACGTACAGAAAGATGCTGATCGATATCATCAGATTTCACTTTCAAATCGTTGGGCCGATAAAACAGCTTTACCCTGCTACGTAGCGCCACCTGCAGATAGTTAGCCTTATCCTCGCTCACTTCGGGTACAGGGGGAACATCCAGAACATTCAGCCAGAAAACAGATTCCCGGTCTTTCGGCAACAACGCCGCATCCCGCGACATTAACTTTAATATTTGCCCTTCATTCGTACCTATTTGCACCACCGCAGGCGCTACGGAGAACGGCACATCAATTTTTTCTGGTGAAACGCTCGGATTGCCGTCATCAATCCAGCTTTGTACCAGATGGGGTGTAGTGCTTTTATTCACTAACTGTACATTAACAACTTTTGTATCTTGCGGGTAAATCACTCGGGTGGAATTAATGACCACGCTGGCCGCTGCGGACCCCGAATAACAGAGAATAGCCAGTAGCGTAAAATAGCGTAACATTATCTCATTCACTCTATTCATTAAAAAAACGGGGGGGAAATCCCCCCGTGAGATATTATTCGTAATTAAACGTATAGGTCGCAGTGGTTACAATGCTACCGGTAGCAATGTTGTTACCGCCGTAGTTGTAGTAGTTAGCGAAGAAACTCACATCCGCGCCAGATTC
This Klebsiella sp. RHBSTW-00484 DNA region includes the following protein-coding sequences:
- a CDS encoding fimbrial biogenesis chaperone gives rise to the protein MLRYFTLLAILCYSGSAAASVVINSTRVIYPQDTKVVNVQLVNKSTTPHLVQSWIDDGNPSVSPEKIDVPFSVAPAVVQIGTNEGQILKLMSRDAALLPKDRESVFWLNVLDVPPVPEVSEDKANYLQVALRSRVKLFYRPNDLKVKSDDIDQHLSVRHQDGKFCLNNKSPYYVTLMEMVTWQGGDIKKTVKANLLSDTAFIAPFNCYALPSGVSGNSQYRIARMNDFGSKHYAVISSTL